One Paracoccus liaowanqingii DNA window includes the following coding sequences:
- a CDS encoding DNA/RNA non-specific endonuclease gives MFRSQIDQVRHSTPDFEDRAAAILEARRRMTQPAGLLAAEALRPEALGRHGLAEAIVLARLRPAFFVKPSGIDTADAIEADPRLLALVTGNAALLHAASRGVGRIDLLHHPSLPFAGTGFLIDDTLAVTNRHVAAVFAEDLRGGYRMRPGRFGTPMEARLDYHGFVGTETRLHAEVTGILYIARDHEPDFALLRVAPQGAATPLELLGVPPLRDRRPAVAVIGYPAEDGSRNDPDLMDEVFRGRYGVKRLAPGFVSDYSRDAPVLMADYSSLGGNSGSPVVALEDGRVLGLHFAGRFLEANHAVTADVIAAARRAVLTRLPGTALPDMDAPGPEAPVSPGASFAKRNGYDPDFLGTGDLSVPLPGLGPWQAAPVSDAADGVLRYRNFSVIQSAARRLPLLTAVNIDGALARRLKRRGSWRLDGRLDLAHQIGNELYLRNALDRGHMVRRRDPGWGPGAAEAEGDTFHYTNCAPQHEDLNQRDWLGLEDYILEAAETRDFRVSVLTGPVFRDTDRRLTAQPGAEDVPIPEEFWKIAVMVHADTGRLSATGYVLSQGRMIRPLVESAFVYGSYRTYQLPLARIGAETGLAFGALLEADPLGGPPGETALAEVARIIDGPDSLVLSPR, from the coding sequence ATGTTTCGCAGCCAGATCGACCAGGTCCGCCACAGCACCCCCGATTTCGAGGACCGCGCAGCCGCGATCCTCGAGGCGCGGCGCCGCATGACCCAGCCTGCGGGCCTTCTGGCGGCAGAGGCACTGCGGCCCGAGGCGCTTGGCCGTCACGGCCTGGCCGAGGCCATCGTGCTGGCCCGGCTGCGCCCGGCCTTCTTCGTGAAGCCATCGGGCATCGACACGGCCGACGCGATCGAGGCCGATCCCCGGCTGCTGGCGCTGGTCACCGGCAATGCAGCCCTGCTGCATGCGGCATCCCGGGGCGTCGGGCGCATCGACCTGCTGCATCATCCCAGCCTGCCCTTTGCAGGCACGGGCTTCCTGATCGACGACACGCTGGCCGTCACCAACCGCCATGTGGCTGCGGTCTTTGCCGAGGACCTGCGCGGCGGATACCGGATGCGCCCGGGCCGGTTCGGAACCCCGATGGAGGCGCGGCTGGACTATCACGGCTTCGTCGGGACGGAGACGCGCCTGCATGCCGAGGTCACCGGCATCCTTTACATCGCCCGCGACCACGAGCCCGACTTCGCCCTTCTGCGCGTCGCCCCCCAGGGGGCCGCGACCCCGCTGGAGCTGCTGGGCGTCCCGCCCCTGCGCGACCGCCGCCCCGCCGTGGCGGTGATCGGATATCCCGCCGAGGACGGCAGCCGCAACGACCCGGACCTGATGGACGAGGTGTTCCGCGGCCGCTACGGGGTCAAGCGCCTCGCCCCGGGCTTCGTGTCCGACTACAGCCGCGACGCGCCGGTGCTGATGGCGGATTATTCGTCCCTGGGCGGCAATTCCGGCTCTCCGGTCGTGGCGCTGGAGGATGGGCGCGTGCTGGGGCTGCATTTCGCGGGCCGCTTCCTGGAGGCCAACCACGCCGTCACCGCCGACGTGATCGCGGCCGCCCGCCGGGCCGTCCTAACGCGCCTGCCGGGAACCGCCCTGCCGGACATGGACGCGCCCGGACCCGAGGCGCCCGTTTCGCCTGGCGCCAGCTTCGCCAAGCGCAACGGCTATGATCCGGACTTCTTGGGGACGGGCGATCTGTCGGTGCCGCTGCCGGGGCTTGGCCCGTGGCAGGCCGCGCCGGTCAGCGACGCGGCGGACGGGGTGCTGCGCTATCGCAACTTCTCGGTCATCCAGTCCGCCGCCCGGCGCCTGCCCCTGCTGACGGCGGTCAACATCGACGGCGCGCTGGCACGGCGGCTGAAGCGGCGGGGCAGCTGGCGGCTGGACGGGCGGCTGGACCTGGCCCACCAGATCGGGAACGAGCTCTATCTGCGCAACGCGCTGGATCGCGGCCACATGGTCCGGCGCCGCGACCCCGGTTGGGGGCCCGGGGCCGCAGAGGCCGAGGGCGATACGTTCCACTATACCAACTGCGCGCCGCAGCACGAGGATTTGAACCAGAGGGACTGGCTGGGGCTGGAGGATTACATCCTCGAGGCCGCCGAGACGCGCGATTTCCGCGTCTCGGTCCTGACCGGCCCGGTCTTTCGCGACACCGACCGCCGCCTGACCGCGCAGCCCGGCGCCGAGGACGTGCCCATCCCCGAGGAGTTCTGGAAGATCGCCGTCATGGTCCATGCCGACACGGGGCGGCTGTCCGCGACGGGCTATGTGCTGTCGCAGGGGCGGATGATCCGCCCGCTGGTCGAAAGCGCCTTCGTCTATGGCAGCTACCGGACCTATCAGCTGCCGCTTGCACGGATCGGCGCCGAGACGGGGCTGGCCTTCGGTGCGCTGCTGGAGGCCGACCCCCTGGGCGGTCCGCCGGGCGAGACGGCCCTGGCAGAGGTGGCGCGGATCATCGACGGGCCGGACAGCCTGGTTCTTTCACCGCGCTGA
- a CDS encoding SDR family oxidoreductase, whose product MMTDDTPQNPDRRKVFGGMAGGVAAIGLAGAAQAQQADTAAGAAPLTRMRDPQTAYPEPPFPEQQQDWPGLAGEMDPRPDHGEESYRGSDRLAGRRALITGGDSGIGRAVAIAFAREGADVAINYLPDEEPDAQEVIALIEEAGGRAVAIPGDITDPAFCQDLIAQAVEALGGLDVLVNNAGYQQSAPSIDEISDQTFDQTMKTNVYAPFWITRAALPHLEAGASIIITSSVVADQPPENLFDYAQTKAANVIFAKVLAKQLAGRGIRVNAVAPGPFWTPLQVVGGQPPEAIPEFGATTAIGRPGQPVEIAPLYVLLASGESSYSTGQVFEATGG is encoded by the coding sequence ATGATGACCGACGATACCCCCCAGAATCCCGACCGCCGGAAAGTCTTTGGCGGCATGGCCGGCGGCGTTGCCGCCATCGGCCTGGCCGGTGCGGCGCAGGCGCAGCAGGCCGACACGGCGGCGGGCGCGGCGCCGCTCACTCGGATGCGCGATCCGCAGACGGCCTATCCCGAGCCGCCCTTCCCCGAACAGCAGCAGGACTGGCCGGGCCTCGCCGGAGAGATGGACCCGCGGCCCGACCATGGCGAGGAGAGCTATCGCGGTTCGGACCGTCTGGCGGGACGCCGGGCGCTGATCACCGGGGGCGACAGCGGCATCGGCCGCGCCGTGGCCATCGCCTTCGCCCGCGAGGGCGCCGATGTGGCGATCAACTACCTGCCCGACGAAGAGCCCGACGCGCAGGAGGTCATCGCCCTGATCGAGGAGGCCGGCGGCCGCGCGGTCGCCATTCCGGGTGACATCACCGATCCCGCCTTCTGTCAGGACCTGATCGCGCAGGCGGTCGAGGCGCTTGGCGGGCTGGACGTGCTGGTCAACAATGCGGGCTACCAGCAGTCGGCCCCCTCGATCGACGAGATCTCGGACCAGACCTTCGACCAGACGATGAAGACCAATGTCTACGCGCCCTTCTGGATCACCCGCGCGGCGCTGCCGCATCTGGAGGCGGGCGCCTCGATCATCATCACCTCGTCGGTGGTGGCCGACCAGCCGCCCGAGAACCTGTTCGATTATGCCCAGACCAAGGCGGCGAACGTGATCTTTGCCAAGGTGCTGGCCAAGCAGCTGGCCGGGCGCGGGATCCGCGTCAATGCGGTGGCGCCGGGGCCGTTCTGGACCCCGCTGCAGGTCGTGGGCGGCCAGCCGCCCGAGGCGATCCCGGAATTCGGCGCCACCACGGCGATCGGACGCCCGGGTCAGCCGGTCGAGATCGCGCCGCTTTACGTGCTGCTGGCCAGCGGCGAATCCAGCTATTCGACCGGCCAGGTCTTCGAGGCCACCGGCGGCTGA
- a CDS encoding ABC transporter permease family protein — protein sequence MHSLRALWSGLPVLGQDVALLVLLLAPGLLTGLLVLRGFKPWRLVRAMLRRFRGANAVFVALIAVSVGIGVGLTAQERGLRQGSARAAERFDLILAAPGSEITAMLAAVYLQPSDVPLLTGAQYAEVAADPDVVLAAPIAFGDSYQGAPVVGTIADFVAHLAGDLAEGRMFATSTEAVAGAYAPVTAGDSFTPAHGHGASAEADAHGGAAYTVTGRMAPTGSPWDRAILVPIEGVWEVHGLANGHALSEGDRIGPPFDAALFPGTPAILVRAEALWGNYALQSRYARPDMMAFFPGTVLAQMHGLMRDVREAMSLLAVVTQVLVTVSILAGLVILTRIFARGLALLRAIGASRRFVFAVVWSYSAALIAAGSLAGLALGWLAASAFSAIITARTDILVTATVAWAEVQLVAGFVSLTLILALLPALSATRRQQLADLRS from the coding sequence ATGCATAGCCTGCGCGCCCTCTGGTCCGGCCTGCCCGTTCTGGGGCAGGACGTCGCGCTGCTGGTCCTGCTGCTGGCACCCGGCCTGTTGACGGGCCTTCTGGTGCTGCGCGGCTTTAAGCCGTGGCGGCTGGTGCGCGCCATGCTGCGCCGCTTTCGCGGGGCGAATGCGGTCTTCGTCGCGCTGATCGCCGTGTCGGTCGGCATCGGCGTCGGGCTGACCGCGCAGGAACGCGGGCTGCGTCAGGGCAGCGCGCGGGCTGCCGAACGCTTCGACCTGATCCTCGCCGCGCCGGGCAGCGAGATCACGGCGATGCTGGCCGCCGTCTACCTGCAACCCTCGGACGTGCCGCTGCTGACGGGCGCGCAATATGCCGAGGTCGCCGCCGATCCCGACGTGGTGCTGGCCGCGCCCATCGCCTTTGGCGACAGCTATCAGGGCGCCCCGGTGGTGGGCACCATCGCCGATTTCGTGGCCCATCTGGCGGGCGATCTGGCCGAGGGCCGGATGTTTGCCACCTCGACCGAGGCGGTGGCGGGCGCTTATGCCCCGGTGACCGCCGGCGATAGCTTCACCCCCGCCCATGGCCACGGAGCCTCGGCCGAGGCCGACGCCCATGGCGGCGCTGCCTATACCGTGACGGGCCGCATGGCGCCCACCGGCAGCCCGTGGGACCGCGCGATCCTGGTGCCCATCGAGGGCGTGTGGGAGGTTCACGGTCTGGCCAATGGCCACGCTTTGTCCGAGGGCGACCGGATCGGCCCGCCCTTCGACGCCGCCCTTTTCCCCGGCACCCCCGCGATCCTGGTGCGGGCCGAGGCGCTGTGGGGCAATTACGCGCTGCAATCGCGCTATGCGCGGCCCGACATGATGGCGTTCTTCCCCGGCACGGTGCTGGCGCAGATGCACGGGCTGATGCGCGATGTCCGCGAGGCCATGTCGCTTCTGGCCGTGGTTACGCAGGTGCTGGTCACCGTGTCGATCCTGGCCGGGCTGGTCATCCTTACGCGCATCTTCGCCCGCGGGCTGGCTTTGCTGCGTGCCATCGGCGCCAGCCGCCGCTTCGTCTTTGCCGTCGTCTGGAGCTACAGCGCCGCCCTGATCGCCGCCGGATCGCTGGCCGGTCTGGCCCTGGGCTGGCTGGCCGCCAGCGCCTTCTCGGCCATCATCACCGCCCGCACCGACATCCTGGTCACCGCCACCGTGGCCTGGGCCGAGGTGCAGCTGGTCGCGGGCTTCGTCAGCCTGACGCTGATCCTGGCCCTGCTGCCCGCGCTGTCGGCGACCCGCCGCCAGCAGCTTGCCGACCTTCGCAGCTGA
- a CDS encoding NAD(P)-dependent oxidoreductase → MTKIAFLGTGLMGAPMVRRLLAAGHAVTVWNRAPEKAQALAADGATVAPDPAQAVAGAEVVFTMLSDGPAVAAVLFERGVAGAMAPGAVVIDTSSIAPPIARDHAQRLASMGIDHVDCPVSGGVAGAQAGSLALMAGGEAAVIDRIAPVMVPLGRLTHVGPSGAGQVCKLANQQIVAVTIGAVAEAMMLVEAGGADRAKFRDAIRGGFAESRILELHGGRMVARDFAPGGLSRLQLKDLNSVADLAADTGLTLPLTESVRASFTDFVAAGHGEADHSGLLLHLEAMNPAPRRKDPT, encoded by the coding sequence ATGACCAAGATCGCCTTTCTGGGAACCGGGTTGATGGGCGCGCCGATGGTGCGGCGCCTGCTGGCCGCAGGTCATGCCGTGACCGTCTGGAACCGCGCGCCCGAGAAGGCGCAGGCGCTGGCGGCGGACGGGGCCACGGTCGCCCCCGACCCCGCGCAGGCGGTGGCGGGGGCCGAGGTCGTCTTCACCATGCTGTCGGACGGGCCCGCCGTGGCGGCGGTGCTGTTCGAGCGCGGCGTGGCGGGGGCGATGGCGCCCGGCGCCGTCGTCATCGACACCTCGTCCATCGCGCCGCCCATCGCCCGCGACCACGCACAGCGGCTGGCGTCGATGGGGATCGACCATGTCGACTGCCCCGTCTCGGGCGGGGTGGCGGGAGCCCAGGCCGGGTCGCTGGCCCTGATGGCCGGAGGCGAGGCGGCGGTCATCGACCGCATCGCCCCCGTGATGGTGCCGCTTGGGCGGCTGACCCATGTCGGACCCTCGGGGGCCGGGCAGGTCTGCAAGCTGGCCAACCAGCAGATCGTCGCCGTCACCATCGGCGCCGTGGCCGAGGCGATGATGCTGGTCGAGGCCGGCGGCGCCGACCGCGCCAAGTTCCGCGACGCGATCCGGGGCGGATTCGCCGAAAGCCGCATCCTGGAGCTGCATGGCGGGCGCATGGTCGCGCGCGATTTTGCGCCCGGCGGGCTGTCGCGCCTGCAGCTGAAGGACCTGAACTCGGTCGCCGATCTGGCCGCAGATACCGGCCTGACCCTGCCCCTGACGGAAAGCGTGCGCGCCTCCTTCACCGATTTCGTCGCCGCGGGCCATGGCGAGGCCGATCACAGCGGGCTGCTGCTGCATCTGGAGGCCATGAACCCCGCCCCCCGCCGGAAGGACCCGACATGA
- a CDS encoding copper chaperone PCu(A)C gives MYRIAFAAALILAALPAAAQDGHDHLAEAQGLRILHAWTPATAGPEALIYMEIENGSDQALTLSGAQTEDGQTARLVGFAYAGGVETWQPLPDMPIAAGQYLDLVPRGLALQLSDLPAPLTQGQALQIEVMFGEIHLDVAVEVEAAGASAHSHAGHSH, from the coding sequence ATGTACCGCATCGCCTTCGCCGCAGCCCTGATCCTGGCCGCCCTGCCCGCCGCCGCCCAGGACGGTCACGACCACCTGGCCGAGGCGCAGGGCCTGCGCATCCTGCACGCCTGGACCCCGGCGACCGCAGGTCCCGAGGCGCTGATCTACATGGAGATCGAGAACGGGTCCGACCAAGCCCTGACCCTCTCCGGCGCGCAGACCGAGGACGGACAGACGGCCCGGCTGGTGGGCTTTGCCTATGCGGGCGGGGTCGAGACCTGGCAGCCCCTGCCCGACATGCCGATCGCCGCCGGACAATATCTGGACCTGGTCCCGCGCGGCCTGGCGCTGCAGCTGTCCGACCTGCCCGCGCCCCTAACCCAAGGGCAGGCGCTGCAGATCGAGGTGATGTTCGGAGAGATCCATCTGGACGTGGCGGTCGAGGTTGAGGCCGCAGGCGCCTCGGCCCACAGCCACGCGGGCCACAGTCACTGA
- a CDS encoding globin-coupled sensor protein produces MTNSKGASSVHLEERLKFLKLDAQAQARLRALAPQVQSSVAPALEEFYQIIAKMPDLHRHFESEPHRQKARTSQQQHWARIVSAEFGDDYALAVRRIGAVHARIGLEPRWYIGGYGLVLDHIVRDLVTDRRTLTASARGQLAADLSTVMRAALLDIDLSISTYLEQIEGRRREAEDTQHRAFELLSGALGRLAEGDMTIRLEPVLSERTRFNETVNSLDEMLGSVRQSAQLISTGTRRISDASNDMARRTEQQAASLEQTAAALNEMTASVRESAARSRAAEEMAGRARQVATQGSQVMDQTRAAMAEVSASASEMGQIIGVISEIAFQTSLLALNAGVEAARAGEAGRGFAVVAAEVRALAQRSADAVRTIRELIDRSVEQTAHGVRLVTETDTTLARIVAVFQDIETIVTEMSATAQRQALSITEINSAVSYLDEVTQKNAAMVEEATSTSALLNTEAQALTTLVSRFTVTSDAASAPRWRKAI; encoded by the coding sequence GTGACCAATTCCAAGGGTGCATCCTCCGTCCATCTCGAGGAGCGGTTGAAATTCCTCAAGCTGGATGCCCAGGCCCAGGCCCGGCTGCGGGCCCTGGCGCCGCAGGTTCAGTCCAGCGTCGCCCCCGCGCTGGAGGAGTTCTACCAGATCATCGCCAAGATGCCGGACCTGCACCGGCATTTCGAAAGCGAACCGCACCGGCAGAAGGCGCGCACCAGCCAGCAGCAGCACTGGGCGCGCATCGTCTCGGCCGAGTTCGGCGACGACTATGCCTTGGCCGTTCGCCGCATCGGGGCCGTCCATGCCCGGATCGGACTGGAGCCGCGGTGGTATATCGGCGGCTACGGGCTGGTCCTGGACCATATCGTCCGCGATCTGGTCACCGACCGGCGGACCCTGACCGCCTCGGCGCGCGGGCAGCTGGCCGCGGACCTGTCGACGGTCATGCGCGCGGCGCTTCTGGACATCGACCTGTCGATCTCGACCTATCTGGAGCAGATCGAGGGACGGCGGCGCGAGGCCGAAGACACGCAGCACCGGGCTTTCGAGCTGCTCTCGGGGGCCTTGGGACGGCTGGCAGAGGGCGACATGACGATCCGGCTGGAGCCGGTCCTGTCCGAACGGACCCGCTTCAACGAGACGGTGAACAGCCTCGACGAGATGCTGGGATCCGTGCGGCAATCCGCGCAGCTGATCAGCACCGGCACGCGCCGGATCTCGGACGCATCCAACGACATGGCCCGACGCACCGAACAGCAGGCCGCCAGCCTGGAACAGACCGCCGCCGCCCTGAACGAGATGACCGCCTCGGTCCGCGAATCCGCCGCACGCAGCCGTGCTGCCGAAGAGATGGCCGGGCGTGCCCGGCAGGTGGCGACCCAAGGCAGCCAGGTCATGGATCAGACCCGGGCCGCCATGGCGGAGGTTTCGGCCAGCGCCAGCGAGATGGGGCAGATCATCGGCGTCATCAGCGAGATCGCCTTCCAGACCAGCCTTCTGGCCCTGAATGCCGGGGTCGAGGCCGCCCGCGCGGGCGAGGCCGGGCGCGGCTTCGCGGTGGTCGCGGCCGAGGTGCGGGCCTTGGCGCAGCGCTCGGCCGATGCGGTGCGCACCATCCGCGAACTGATCGACCGCAGCGTCGAGCAGACCGCCCATGGTGTCAGGCTGGTGACCGAGACCGACACGACCCTCGCCCGGATCGTCGCGGTGTTTCAGGATATCGAGACGATCGTCACCGAGATGTCGGCGACCGCGCAGCGCCAGGCCCTGAGCATCACCGAGATCAACAGCGCCGTCAGCTATCTTGACGAAGTTACCCAGAAGAACGCCGCCATGGTCGAGGAGGCCACCTCCACCAGCGCGCTTCTGAACACCGAGGCGCAGGCCCTGACCACCCTGGTCAGCCGCTTCACCGTCACCAGCGACGCCGCCTCCGCACCGCGCTGGCGCAAGGCGATCTGA
- a CDS encoding IlvD/Edd family dehydratase, translating into MTETPPRRLRSQDWFDNPDHADMTALYLERFMNYGTTPEELRSGKPIIGIAQSGSDLNPCNRHHLDLAKRVRDGIRDAGGIPIEFPSHPLFENCKRPTAALDRNLAYLGLVELLYGYPFDGVVLTTGCDKTTPSAIMAAATVDLPAIVLSGGPMLDGWHEGKLVGSGTVIWQSRRKLSAGEITRDEFLQTALDSAPSIGHCNTMGTASTMNAIAEALGMSLTGCAAIPAAYRERGQIAYRTGLRAVELVRQDIRPSAILTRAAFLNAIRLNSAIGGSTNAQPHLMAMALHAGVRLDPEDWQLHGYDVPLLANVQPSGAWLGERFHRAGGVPAVMWELLQAGLLDGDCPTVTGKTMAENLFGRESTDREVIKPFGAPMMDRAGFLVLRGNLFDFAIMKTSAISEDFRTRYLSEPGRENIFEGTAFVFDGSADYHARINDPALAIDADSILVIRGAGPLGWPGAAEVVNMQPPDRLIRAGIRSLPTIGDGRQSGTADSPSILNASPESAAGGGLAWLRTGDRIRIDLNQGRCDMLVDEAQIAARRAEGIPAVPASATPWQKIYRETVTQLDRGATIEGADAFSRLSEALPRHNH; encoded by the coding sequence ATGACCGAGACGCCCCCCCGCCGCCTGCGGTCGCAGGACTGGTTCGACAATCCCGACCATGCCGACATGACCGCGCTCTATCTTGAACGCTTCATGAACTACGGCACCACGCCCGAGGAGCTGCGGTCGGGCAAGCCGATCATCGGCATCGCGCAGTCGGGCAGCGACCTGAACCCCTGCAACCGCCACCATCTGGATCTGGCCAAGCGCGTGCGCGACGGCATCCGCGACGCGGGCGGCATCCCGATCGAATTTCCCAGCCATCCGCTGTTCGAGAACTGCAAGCGTCCCACCGCAGCGCTGGACCGCAACCTGGCCTATCTGGGGCTGGTCGAGCTGCTCTATGGCTACCCGTTCGACGGGGTGGTGCTGACCACGGGCTGCGACAAGACCACGCCCTCGGCCATCATGGCGGCGGCGACGGTCGATCTGCCCGCCATCGTGCTGTCGGGCGGGCCGATGCTGGACGGCTGGCACGAGGGCAAGCTGGTCGGGTCCGGCACCGTCATCTGGCAATCGCGCCGCAAGCTGTCGGCCGGAGAGATCACCCGCGACGAGTTCCTGCAGACCGCCTTGGACAGCGCACCCTCCATCGGCCATTGCAACACGATGGGCACGGCCTCCACGATGAACGCCATCGCCGAGGCGCTTGGCATGTCGCTGACCGGCTGTGCGGCGATCCCGGCGGCCTATCGGGAACGCGGCCAGATTGCCTATCGTACCGGGCTGCGCGCGGTGGAACTGGTGCGCCAGGACATCCGCCCCTCGGCCATCCTGACCCGGGCGGCCTTCCTGAACGCGATCCGCCTGAACTCGGCCATCGGCGGGTCGACCAATGCGCAGCCGCATCTGATGGCCATGGCGCTGCACGCGGGGGTCCGGCTGGACCCCGAGGACTGGCAGCTTCACGGCTATGACGTGCCGCTGCTGGCCAATGTCCAGCCCTCGGGTGCGTGGCTGGGCGAACGCTTCCACCGCGCGGGCGGCGTGCCTGCCGTGATGTGGGAGTTGCTGCAGGCCGGGTTGCTGGACGGCGACTGCCCGACCGTGACGGGCAAGACCATGGCCGAGAACCTCTTCGGCCGCGAAAGCACGGACCGCGAGGTCATCAAGCCCTTCGGCGCCCCGATGATGGACCGCGCGGGCTTTCTGGTCCTGCGCGGCAACCTGTTCGATTTCGCGATCATGAAGACCAGCGCGATATCCGAGGATTTCCGCACCCGCTACCTGTCCGAACCGGGGCGCGAGAACATCTTCGAGGGCACTGCCTTCGTCTTCGACGGCTCCGCCGATTACCACGCGCGGATCAACGATCCCGCGCTGGCCATTGACGCGGACTCCATCCTGGTGATCCGCGGGGCCGGGCCGCTCGGCTGGCCCGGGGCGGCCGAGGTGGTGAACATGCAGCCGCCCGACCGGCTGATCCGCGCGGGCATCCGCAGCCTGCCCACCATCGGCGACGGGCGGCAATCGGGCACCGCCGACAGCCCGTCCATCCTGAACGCCTCGCCGGAAAGCGCGGCGGGCGGGGGGCTGGCCTGGCTGAGGACGGGCGACCGCATCCGCATCGACCTGAACCAAGGCCGCTGCGACATGCTGGTGGACGAGGCGCAGATCGCCGCCCGCCGGGCCGAGGGCATCCCCGCGGTGCCCGCCTCGGCCACGCCGTGGCAGAAGATCTATCGCGAGACGGTCACGCAGCTGGATCGCGGCGCGACGATCGAGGGGGCGGACGCGTTCTCGCGCCTCTCCGAGGCCCTGCCGCGCCACAATCACTGA
- a CDS encoding ABC transporter ATP-binding protein, which yields MAAPEAGLALSVTGLTVQAPDGRRLAEVPALTVAPGSSVAIRGPSGAGKTTLLHALSGLVRPASGRVAWGGTDLAALGDAALTRFRRDRIGLIFQDFLLFEELGALDNAAIATAFLPRAQRPALRQRAGTWLDRLGLGQAGARRADSFSGGERQRIAVARALANDPPVILADEPTASLDRASADRLAVDLAALSRDTGRTLVVVTHDATLAARLDRVLTMAEGRIVEDTHA from the coding sequence ATGGCCGCGCCTGAGGCGGGACTGGCGCTGTCCGTCACCGGTCTGACGGTGCAGGCCCCGGACGGGCGGCGGCTGGCCGAGGTTCCGGCATTGACCGTGGCGCCGGGCAGTTCGGTCGCCATCCGGGGGCCGTCGGGCGCGGGCAAGACGACCCTGCTGCATGCGCTGTCGGGGCTGGTCCGCCCCGCCTCGGGCCGGGTGGCTTGGGGCGGGACCGATCTGGCGGCCTTGGGCGATGCCGCCCTGACCCGCTTTCGCCGCGACCGGATCGGGCTGATCTTCCAGGACTTCCTGCTGTTCGAGGAGCTGGGCGCGCTGGACAACGCCGCGATCGCCACTGCCTTCCTGCCCCGCGCGCAGCGCCCCGCCTTGCGCCAGCGGGCCGGGACCTGGCTGGACCGATTGGGTCTGGGTCAGGCAGGCGCGCGCCGGGCCGACAGCTTTTCGGGGGGCGAGCGGCAGCGCATCGCGGTCGCCCGCGCGCTGGCCAACGATCCGCCCGTGATCCTGGCCGACGAGCCGACCGCCAGCCTGGATCGCGCCAGCGCCGACCGGCTGGCCGTCGATCTGGCCGCCCTGTCCCGCGACACCGGCCGCACCCTGGTCGTGGTGACCCATGACGCGACCTTGGCCGCGCGGCTGGACCGGGTCCTGACCATGGCCGAGGGGCGGATCGTCGAGGATACGCATGCATAG